Proteins co-encoded in one Malus sylvestris chromosome 9, drMalSylv7.2, whole genome shotgun sequence genomic window:
- the LOC126583207 gene encoding uncharacterized protein LOC126583207 → MESEQSSQPKGSRRVWKQHEEDALLSILEEVVVKNLRCDNGCFKPGTMAQFEIAINLKCPNANIKAVLHIESKMRRWKKDYAIVYDMVNKTGFAQNECIEVDSIEVWQSYVKLTKKQRAN, encoded by the exons ATGGAAAGTGAACAAAGTAGTCAACCAAAAGGAAGTAGAAGGGTTTGGAAACAACATGAAGAAGATGCATTGCTGTCCATACTTGAGGAGGTAGTTGTTAAGAATTTGCGATGTGATAATGGTTGTTTCAAACCCGGAACAATGGCTCAGTTTGAAATAGCTATTAATTTGAAATGTCCTAATGCCAATATAAAGGCAGTTCTACATATTGAGTCCAAAATGAGGAGGTGGAAAAAAGATTATGCAATAGTTTATGACATGGTTAATAAAACTGGTTTTGCACAAAATGAGTGTATTGAGGTTGATAGCATTGAAGTATGGCAGTCCTATGTGAAG TTAACAAAGAAGCAGAGGGCTAACTAG
- the LOC126583206 gene encoding U-box domain-containing protein 4-like — protein MDSRSSSDGRNSTPDSPSSTFSSSSAVHRALQLIQSDEQDSKLQGAQEIRRLTKTSQRCRRQLSDSVGPLVSMLRVCDSPESHESALLALLNLAVKDETNKIKIVEAGALEPIITFLQSQSCNLQECATAALLTLSASAINKPVIGASGAIPLLVEILRHGAPQAKVDSVMALSNLSTHPANLSIILEAKPIPSIVSLLKPCKKSSKTAEKCCALIESLVGFDEGRTSLTSEEGGVLAVIEVLENGSLQSREHAVSALLTMCQSDRCRYREAILKDGVIPGLLELTVQGTPKSQTKAHTLLRLLRDSPYPRSDLQADTLENIVCNIISQIDSDDQSNKAKKMLAEMVQVSMEQSLRHLQQRALVCTSTDLPISTCTSEVSLK, from the exons ATGGATTCCCGTTCATCATCCGACGGTCGCAATTCGACTCCGGACTCACCCTCTTccaccttctcctcctcctcagcCGTCCATCGCGCTCTGCAACTCATCCAATCCGACGAACAGGACTCCAAGCTCCAGGGCGCCCAGGAAATCCGGCGCCTCACCAAGACCTCGCAGCGCTGTCGGCGCCAGCTCTCCGACTCGGTGGGCCCACTCGTCTCCATGCTCCGAGTTTGCGACTCGCCCGAGTCCCATGAATCGGCCCTACTCGCCCTCCTCAACCTCGCCGTCAAGGATGAGAC GAACAAAATTAAGATAGTGGAAGCTGGTGCTTTAGAACCAATAATTACTTTCCTTCAATCACAAAGTTGCAACCTTCAGGAGTGTGCAACTGCAGCTCTACTCACCCTATCGGCTTCTGCCATCAACAAGCCAGTTATAGGTGCTTCTGGTGCCATTCCTCTTCTCGTCGAAATCCTTAGACATGGAGCCCCACAAGCTAAAGTCGATTCAGTAATGGCGCTTTCCAATCTCTCCACACACCCTGCAAACCTTAGCATCATtcttgaagcaaaaccaattccgTCCATAGTTTCCTTATTGAAACCCTGCaagaaatcttcaaaaacgGCTGAGAAATGCTGTGCTCTGATAGAATCTCTGGTGGGATTCGATGAGGGCAGAACTTCCCTCACATCTGAAGAAGGCGGAGTGCTAGCAGTGATTGAGGTGCTTGAAAATGGATCGCTCCAAAGTCGGGAGCACGCTGTAAGTGCTCTACTAACAATGTGTCAAAGTGACAGGTGCAGATATAGAGAAGCGATCCTTAAGGACGGGGTAATCCCTGGACTTCTTGAGCTGACAGTTCAAGGCACGCCCAAGTCTCAGACAAAAGCGCATACGCTTTTGCGCTTATTGAGGGACTCTCCGTACCCCAGATCAGATCTTCAGGCAGACACACTGGAGAACATTGTATGCAACATCATCTCTCAGATTGACAGTGATGACCAGTCCAATAAAGCGAAGAAAATGCTGGCCGAGATGGTTCAAGTCAGCATGGAACAAAGCTTGAGACATTTACAGCAAAGGGCTCTGGTATGCACATCAACTGATCTGCCTATCAGTACTTGCACCTCTGAAGTTTCTTTGAAATGA
- the LOC126583410 gene encoding putative transcription factor bHLH086 yields the protein MALAKDIRISTPHDSCTHESLQVSDLSDGFVFRATSNYQPDHLINFKSGYYNSGESLLSFDKNKQSSQSIYLNGSTSKDDCDSDLYHGSYSQWNQMAGIGDPRLSGDFSCLQTASNYSSSIPNTSKEDHGDHEAYAWLHSEASDSFQEPDEQKAGFHKRPITGESMQPSKKQCTGSTKKPKPKSSTSPSKDPQSIAAKNRRERISERLKILQELVPNGCKVDLVTMLEKAINYVKFLQLQVKVLATDEFWPVQGGKAPDISQVKEAIEAILSSSQRDTSSSSK from the exons atggCACTAGCCAAGGACATTAGAATATCTACTCCTCATGACTCATGCACTCATGAGTCCCTTCAAGTTTCAGATCTTTCTGATGGATTTGTGTTTAGAGCCACATCTAATTACCAACCTGATCATCTCATTAACTTCAAAAGTGGGTACTACAACAGTGGTGAATCTTTGCTTAGTTTTGATAAAAACAAGCAGAGTTCTCAAAGCATTTACTTGAATGGTAGTACCAGCAAAGACGACTGCGATAGTGATTTGTATCATGGTAGTTATAGCCAGTGGAATCAGATGGCTGGCATCGGTGACCCACGTCTTTCGGGCGATTTTAGTTGTTTACAGACGGCTAGCAATTACAGCAGCTCCATCCCCAATACCTCAAAAGAAGATCATGGCGATCATGAGGCTTATGCATGGTTACACTCTGAAGCATCTGATAGCTTCCAGGAACCGGACGAGCAAAAAGCGGGGTTTCACAAGCGTCCCATTACG GGAGAGAGCatgcaaccttcaaagaagCAATGCACTGGTTCAACTAAGAAGCCCAAACCCAAGTCATCAACAAGTCCCTCTAAGGACCCCCAAAGTATTGCAGCCAAG AATCGAAGAGAGCGGATTAGCGAGCGGCTTAAGATACTGCAAGAACTGGTGCCCAATGGCTGCAAG GTTGATTTGGTCACCATGTTAGAGAAAGCGATCAATTATGTTAAATTTCTTCAACTACAAGTCAAG GTGTTGGCGACCGATGAATTTTGGCCCGTTCAAGGTGGGAAAGCTCCTGATATTTCTCAAGTGAAAGAAGCCATTGAGGCCATCCTCTCATCATCTCAGAGAGACACAAGCTCAAGCTCAAAGTAA